The nucleotide window CGCGAAACGCGAAGGACGTTCGCTTCCTCGACGTTTAGGACGTCTAAGAGCAACAAAAAGTGTGGGCCCAGGAAAATTTCCTGGGCCCACACTTTTATATCGACTGTGGTTGCGATTCTTCCGCCACAGTAACGCCACCTACTCAAGCGAGTTAACAACAGTCACTGTAATCACAACAGCCCCAAATTTAACACGTGTAACATTTTGGGGCAAACGGCGATAACACTAAATGGGGGTAAAGGCTCACACCTCGCCGTTAAACCTCATCATTGATCCGAGCGAAAACTTCTCCAGCGACACGCGCAAACACTCGATTCGCGCCGCTTAGGGGCTCGAGCAAAACAATCGCCTGCTCCAAAGATTTGCGTGCAGCCCGCACAGATTGAAACACAGGAACACCATCAAACTGGGCACCAGTAACAGCCGCAGCTGCAGCAACAAATCCATAGTCAACAACACTGACTCGTTCACTGCGGCAGACCTCATCAGCGATGAGCAATAATTGCTCGGCTGACAGGCTGCGTGAAGACGACATATTAAGAGAATCCATCGTCACCGACCCCGCCCTCAGCCGCTCGCAAACGCCGATCCATCACGGAATAACCCGGAACCAATTCACGTGCAAGATCAGCAACCTGCGCATCCTCAAGCATGCGAGTCGCCTGAGCAACAATTGAACGCACAACAGCCTCATGCTTACTCGTGCCCATTGACTGAGCCAACAAAGCCAAAGCCCGTCCCTGCGATGCAGACAACCTCAACGTCATAGCCATAGTCGCCAGACTACCCCCAACAACCGCAACAGTGATACCACAGTGATACCAACGCGGCGTCATAAATTAAAAAATTGGCCCATAAAAGGCCACATGCCCCCTCAGAGCCACTGAAGCCACCCACAACAGAGTAGAATCAACCGGGTACACGCGGGCCTACGAAGCGGCAACACACTACCGCCACCCACAGGTTCGAGACAACAAAACCAGAAGGGAATCGCGTGAGCGACAACACCTCCGATTCACTCTTTGACCGCATCGAACCCATTGACATCAATGAGGAGATGCAGTCCAGCTACATCGACTACGCCATGAGCGTCATCGTCGGCCGTGCACTACCCGAGGTCCGCGACGGCCTCAAACCCGTGCACCGGCGCGTGCTCTACGCCATGTACGACAACGGCTACCGCCCCGACCGCTCCTACGTGAAGTCCGCGAAGCCCGTTGCTGACACTATGGGTAACTACCACCCCCACGGCGATAGTGCCATCTACGACACCCTGGTGCGCATGGCTCAGCCGTGGTCGATGCGCTACCCGCTGGTCGATGGCCAAGGTAACTTCGGCTCCCGCGGTAACGACGGCCCCGCCGCCATGCGTTACACCGAGTGCCGCATGACACCCCTGGCCATGGAAATGGTCCGCGACATCCGCGAAAACACCGTCGAATTCCAACCCAACTACGACGGTAAAACCCAAGAGCCCACCATTCTGCCCTCGCGCGTACCCAACCTGCTGATGAACGGTTCCGGTGGTATCGCCGTCGGCATGGCCACCAACATTCCCCCGCACAACCTGCGGGAATTGGCCGACGCTATCTTCTGGATGCTCGAAAACTACGATGCTGATGACGCCGCGGCGCTCGAAGCATGCATGAAATACATCAAGGGTCCCGATTTCCCGACCGCCGGACTCATCGTTGGCGACCAAGGGATCAAGGACGCCTACACCACCGGCCGCGGTTCCATCCGCATGCGCGGTGTGACCTCCATTGAGGAGGAAGGCAACCGCCAAACCATCGTCATTACCGAGCTGCCGTACCAGGTCAACCCAGATAACCTTATCCACAACATTGCCGACCAGGTCAACCAGGGCAAGCTTGCCGGTATCGCCAAGATTGAGGACGAATCCTCCGACCGCGTCGGCATGCGCATCGTCGTCACCCTCAAGCGTGACGCAGTGCCGCGCGTGGTGCTCAACAACCTGTACAAGCACTCCCAGCTGCAAACCAGCTTCGGCGCCAACATGCTCTCCATCGTCGATGGTGTGCCCCGCACCCTGCGCATCGATCAGATGATTCGCTACTACGTGGCGCACCAGATCGACGTCATTATCCGCCGCACCCAATACCGCCTGGATGAGGCCGAAAAGCGCGCCCACATCTTGCGTGGTTTGGTCAAGGCGCTGGATATGCTGGACGAGGTCATCGCCTTGATCCGTCGTAGCCCCACTGTCGACGATGCTCGCGCGGGCCTGATCGACCTTCTGGATATTGACGACATTCAGGCAGACGCCATCCTGGCGATGCAGCTGCGTCGCCTCGCAGCTCTCGAGCGCCAGAAGATCGTTGACGAGTTGGCGGAAATCGAGATCGAAATCGCTGACCTCAAGGACATCCTGGCCCGTCCCGAACGCCAGCGTGCCATCGTTCGCGATGAGCTTGCAGAGATCGTGGAGAAGTACGGCGATGACCGTCGCACTCAAATCGTTGCAGCCTCCGGTGAGGTCACCGAAGAAGACCTCATCGCTCGCGAGAACGTCGTCGTCACCATCACCTCCACCGGTTACGCAAAGCGCACCAAGGTGGATCTCTACCGCAACCAGAAGCGCGGCGGCAAG belongs to Corynebacterium argentoratense DSM 44202 and includes:
- the gyrA gene encoding DNA gyrase subunit A, with the translated sequence MQSSYIDYAMSVIVGRALPEVRDGLKPVHRRVLYAMYDNGYRPDRSYVKSAKPVADTMGNYHPHGDSAIYDTLVRMAQPWSMRYPLVDGQGNFGSRGNDGPAAMRYTECRMTPLAMEMVRDIRENTVEFQPNYDGKTQEPTILPSRVPNLLMNGSGGIAVGMATNIPPHNLRELADAIFWMLENYDADDAAALEACMKYIKGPDFPTAGLIVGDQGIKDAYTTGRGSIRMRGVTSIEEEGNRQTIVITELPYQVNPDNLIHNIADQVNQGKLAGIAKIEDESSDRVGMRIVVTLKRDAVPRVVLNNLYKHSQLQTSFGANMLSIVDGVPRTLRIDQMIRYYVAHQIDVIIRRTQYRLDEAEKRAHILRGLVKALDMLDEVIALIRRSPTVDDARAGLIDLLDIDDIQADAILAMQLRRLAALERQKIVDELAEIEIEIADLKDILARPERQRAIVRDELAEIVEKYGDDRRTQIVAASGEVTEEDLIARENVVVTITSTGYAKRTKVDLYRNQKRGGKGVRGAELKQDDVVRHFFVCSTHDWILFFTNFGRVYRLKAYELPEASRTARGQHVANLLEFQPGEQIAQVIQLQTYEDAPYLVLATAQGRVKKSRLSDYDSARSGGLIAINLNEGDSLIGAVLCSADDDLLLVSEEGQAIRFTANDDTLRPMGRSTAGVKGMRFRGEDQMLAMSVVREDSYLLVATSGGYGKRTELSEYPVKGRGGLGVVTFKYTPKRGKLIGAIVVSNDDEIFAITTAGGVIRTEVNQIRPSSRQTMGVRLVNLEKGVELLAIDRNVEQENEEIEAEVAAVEQAATLDGAAEAKDADDKGDA